The following are from one region of the Brienomyrus brachyistius isolate T26 chromosome 13, BBRACH_0.4, whole genome shotgun sequence genome:
- the hsd17b12a gene encoding very-long-chain 3-oxoacyl-CoA reductase-A isoform X1: MRYFRRVRLCASDFLSVILILVLIYSFLHSHINVTWIRNFDKCYWLNRIIAPPLNVSDHTSNVHSVHPPLRHGARLVRMRPVHDERVWRRADQSECEVPLTAVVTGATDGIGKAYAKELARRGFALVLISRSQEKLDDVSKSLEYLYNVETKTISVDFGSLDVYRTIESGLAGLEIGVLVNNVGISYSYPEFFLNIQHLESFINTMINVNVSSVCQMTRLVLPGMVERSRGVVLNISSASGMYPIPLLTVYSATKAFVDFFSRGLHAEYKNRGIIVQSVLPFFVATKMTKIRKPTLDKPTPERYVAAELSTVGLQNQTNGYFPHAIMGWVTTALVPISVVIHLGMQMHKAQRARYLRRRKQH, translated from the exons ATGAGGTATTTTCGTAGGGTACGGCTCTGCGCATCTGATTTTTTGTCAGTGattttaattttagttttaatTTACTCTTTTCTCCACTCTCATATTAATGTGACTTGGATAAGAAATTTTGATAAATGTTACTGGTTGAACAGAATAATCGCACCCCCTTTGAATGTAAGCGATCACACTTCAAACGTGCACAGTGTGCATCCACCACTGCGTCACGGAGCGCGCTTGGTGAGAATGCGCCCCGTGCACGATGAGCGCGTCTGGCGGCGCGCAGATCAGTCCGAGTGCGAGGTCCCTCTAACCGCAG tgGTGACAGGAGCTACAGATGGCATCGGGAAAGCCTACGCGAAGGAG cttgCTCGACGAGGCTTTGCCTTGGTCCTCATCAGCCGCTCCCAGGAGAAGCTGGATGACGTCTCAAAGTCGCTGG AGTATCTGTACAATGTGGAAACGAAGACCATCTCCGTGGATTTTGGATCCTTAGATGTGTATCGCACTATCGAAAGCGGATTGGCTGGCCTGGAGATCGGAGTCTTGG TGAACAACGTTGGAATCTCCTATTCCTACCCGGAGTTCTTCCTTAACATCCAGCATTTAGAAAGT TTCATTAACACCATGATAAACGTCAACGTCTCCTCAGTCTGCCAG ATGACACGCCTGGTGTTGCCCGGGATGGTGGAAAG GTCCAGGGGTGTGGTGCTCAACATCTCATCAGCAAGTGGCATGTACCCCATCCCCCTGCTCACCGTTTACTCTGCCACCAAG GCATTTGTGGACTTTTTCTCACGAGGGCTTCATGCGGAGTATAAGAACAGAGGGAtcattgtgcag AGCGTGCTCCCATTCTTTGTGGCCACGAAGATGACCAAAATCAGGAAGCCCACTCTGGATAAGCCCACCCCAGAACGCTACGTAGCTGCAGAGCTGTCGACTGTGGGTCTACAGAACCAAACCAATGGCTATTTTCCCCATGCTATCATG GGCTGGGTCACCACGGCCCTGGTCCCCATCAGTGTGGTCATCCATCTCGGCATGCAGATGCACAAGGCCCAGCGTGCCAGATACCTGCGGAGGAGGAAGCAGCACTGA
- the hsd17b12a gene encoding very-long-chain 3-oxoacyl-CoA reductase-A isoform X2, whose translation MQSFTVKVLLHWAEAPLYWVGAFTAAWVSVWLVYQLLLGLRIWVLGNGQLISTKLGKWAVVTGATDGIGKAYAKELARRGFALVLISRSQEKLDDVSKSLEYLYNVETKTISVDFGSLDVYRTIESGLAGLEIGVLVNNVGISYSYPEFFLNIQHLESFINTMINVNVSSVCQMTRLVLPGMVERSRGVVLNISSASGMYPIPLLTVYSATKAFVDFFSRGLHAEYKNRGIIVQSVLPFFVATKMTKIRKPTLDKPTPERYVAAELSTVGLQNQTNGYFPHAIMGWVTTALVPISVVIHLGMQMHKAQRARYLRRRKQH comes from the exons ATGCAGTCGTTCACCGTTAAGGTCTTACTACACTGGGCCGAGGCGCCTTTGTACTGGGTTGGTGCTTTTACAGCGGCCTGGGTATCGGTGTGGTTGGTCTACCAATTGCTCCTGGGGCTTCGGATATGGGTGTTGGGGAATGGCCAGTTGATCTCCACTAAGCTTGGGAAATGGGCAG tgGTGACAGGAGCTACAGATGGCATCGGGAAAGCCTACGCGAAGGAG cttgCTCGACGAGGCTTTGCCTTGGTCCTCATCAGCCGCTCCCAGGAGAAGCTGGATGACGTCTCAAAGTCGCTGG AGTATCTGTACAATGTGGAAACGAAGACCATCTCCGTGGATTTTGGATCCTTAGATGTGTATCGCACTATCGAAAGCGGATTGGCTGGCCTGGAGATCGGAGTCTTGG TGAACAACGTTGGAATCTCCTATTCCTACCCGGAGTTCTTCCTTAACATCCAGCATTTAGAAAGT TTCATTAACACCATGATAAACGTCAACGTCTCCTCAGTCTGCCAG ATGACACGCCTGGTGTTGCCCGGGATGGTGGAAAG GTCCAGGGGTGTGGTGCTCAACATCTCATCAGCAAGTGGCATGTACCCCATCCCCCTGCTCACCGTTTACTCTGCCACCAAG GCATTTGTGGACTTTTTCTCACGAGGGCTTCATGCGGAGTATAAGAACAGAGGGAtcattgtgcag AGCGTGCTCCCATTCTTTGTGGCCACGAAGATGACCAAAATCAGGAAGCCCACTCTGGATAAGCCCACCCCAGAACGCTACGTAGCTGCAGAGCTGTCGACTGTGGGTCTACAGAACCAAACCAATGGCTATTTTCCCCATGCTATCATG GGCTGGGTCACCACGGCCCTGGTCCCCATCAGTGTGGTCATCCATCTCGGCATGCAGATGCACAAGGCCCAGCGTGCCAGATACCTGCGGAGGAGGAAGCAGCACTGA
- the hsd17b12a gene encoding very-long-chain 3-oxoacyl-CoA reductase-A isoform X3 codes for MLLPVVTGATDGIGKAYAKELARRGFALVLISRSQEKLDDVSKSLEYLYNVETKTISVDFGSLDVYRTIESGLAGLEIGVLVNNVGISYSYPEFFLNIQHLESFINTMINVNVSSVCQMTRLVLPGMVERSRGVVLNISSASGMYPIPLLTVYSATKAFVDFFSRGLHAEYKNRGIIVQSVLPFFVATKMTKIRKPTLDKPTPERYVAAELSTVGLQNQTNGYFPHAIMGWVTTALVPISVVIHLGMQMHKAQRARYLRRRKQH; via the exons ATGCTTCTCCCAG tgGTGACAGGAGCTACAGATGGCATCGGGAAAGCCTACGCGAAGGAG cttgCTCGACGAGGCTTTGCCTTGGTCCTCATCAGCCGCTCCCAGGAGAAGCTGGATGACGTCTCAAAGTCGCTGG AGTATCTGTACAATGTGGAAACGAAGACCATCTCCGTGGATTTTGGATCCTTAGATGTGTATCGCACTATCGAAAGCGGATTGGCTGGCCTGGAGATCGGAGTCTTGG TGAACAACGTTGGAATCTCCTATTCCTACCCGGAGTTCTTCCTTAACATCCAGCATTTAGAAAGT TTCATTAACACCATGATAAACGTCAACGTCTCCTCAGTCTGCCAG ATGACACGCCTGGTGTTGCCCGGGATGGTGGAAAG GTCCAGGGGTGTGGTGCTCAACATCTCATCAGCAAGTGGCATGTACCCCATCCCCCTGCTCACCGTTTACTCTGCCACCAAG GCATTTGTGGACTTTTTCTCACGAGGGCTTCATGCGGAGTATAAGAACAGAGGGAtcattgtgcag AGCGTGCTCCCATTCTTTGTGGCCACGAAGATGACCAAAATCAGGAAGCCCACTCTGGATAAGCCCACCCCAGAACGCTACGTAGCTGCAGAGCTGTCGACTGTGGGTCTACAGAACCAAACCAATGGCTATTTTCCCCATGCTATCATG GGCTGGGTCACCACGGCCCTGGTCCCCATCAGTGTGGTCATCCATCTCGGCATGCAGATGCACAAGGCCCAGCGTGCCAGATACCTGCGGAGGAGGAAGCAGCACTGA